The Methylomonas montana genome has a window encoding:
- a CDS encoding phage virion morphogenesis protein has translation MQFEIEFEASHLDRMMEAIRREIATPDEMLGSIGESLLRVNRRRHEKGVDPEGKEWKALSPLTLGSAVWKNQDESFRKSKSLSIETARKIRSKRGGVLKDTGRMLASFNYQVSSDTLILGFDDARDAKLAGWHHGGTDPYTILPKDKKALSFAGIVTKRVNHPGLPKRELVGFPDDDKNLVENVTADHLLRVLQRVR, from the coding sequence ATGCAATTTGAAATAGAATTCGAAGCGAGTCATTTAGACCGGATGATGGAGGCGATTCGCCGGGAAATTGCAACACCGGATGAGATGCTGGGTAGCATCGGCGAGTCGTTGTTACGTGTGAATAGGCGGCGGCATGAAAAAGGCGTCGATCCGGAAGGTAAGGAGTGGAAGGCGTTGTCTCCGTTGACTTTGGGTAGCGCTGTTTGGAAAAACCAGGATGAATCATTCCGAAAATCTAAATCTTTAAGCATCGAAACAGCCAGAAAAATCCGTTCAAAGCGGGGTGGTGTTCTGAAGGATACCGGTCGGATGCTGGCTAGTTTCAATTATCAAGTTTCGAGCGATACGTTAATTCTCGGGTTCGATGATGCAAGAGATGCAAAGTTGGCTGGATGGCATCATGGCGGAACCGATCCTTATACGATCCTTCCAAAGGATAAAAAAGCGCTGTCGTTCGCCGGCATTGTCACCAAACGGGTTAATCATCCTGGGTTGCCGAAACGGGAGCTGGTCGGCTTTCCTGATGATGATAAAAACTTGGTCGAGAATGTGACCGCTGATCATTTATTGCGTGTTTTACAGCGCGTTCGATAA